The nucleotide window AGGAAGGGCACAGCCCTTCCTCCTGGACCTCCATCCCAGTTTTTCATTTGTTTTCATTTGAAATTGACATGTTTTTAAACAGCCTCTCAGCGTCATGAAATAAATGGAATCCGAACATAAACGTATAGGGAGCGTGAAAACAACGATGCGAACCATCTGCGTGGTGACAGGGTCCCGGGCCGAATATGGACACCTCTATTGGGTCATGCGGGAGATACAGAATCAACCACACCAACTCCGCTTGCAGGTGGTTGCCACCGGCATGCACCTGTCACCGGAATTTGGTCTGACCGTCAGGGAAATTGAAAAAGACGGTTTTGATGTGGCTGGCCGGGTGGAAATGCTGCTCTCGGCGGATTCCAGTGTGGCCATTGCCAAATCCCTGGGCTTGGGCGTGATCGGTTTTGCCGATGTGCTGGAGCGGCTGCAACCCGATTTGTTGCTGGTTCTGGGGGACCGGTTCGAAGCCCTGGCCGCCGTGCTGGCGGCCCTGCCGGCCCGCATCCCGGTGGCCCACATTCATGGGGGGGAAGCCTCGGAAGGGGTGATGGATGAAGCCATCCGCCATGCCCTGACCAAAATGGCCCATCTGCACTTTACCGCCGCCCTGCCCTATCGCCAAAGAGTCATCCAATTGGGAGAGGATCCGGGACGTGTCTTTGCCAGCGGCTCTCCGGGTCTGGATCACATCACCCGCACCCCCCTCCTGGACCGGGATACCTGGCAGCAGGCAACCGGTTTCACCCTGGGTGAAACCAATATTCTCGTCACCTATCATCCCGTCACCCTGGAAACATCCGGACCGGAACAGGCCATGGCCGCCATTTTCGCCGGTTTGGAACATTTTCCGGAAGCCAGGGTTCTTTTCACGAGTCCCAACGCCGATACCGCCGGGCGGATCATTCAACAGCAAATCGAGGCCTGGGTGGCCCAACATGGGCAACGGGCCAAAGTGGTCGCCAATCTGGGGACGGTGCGTTATCTCAGCGCCCTGCGCCACATGGATGTCATGCTCGGCAACTCGTCCAGCGCCCTGATCGAAGCCCCCTGTTTCCAACTGCCGGCCATCAATCTGGGAGATCGGCAACGGGGCCGGCTCAAGGCTGCCTCGGTGATCGATTGTGCCGAAGATGCCCGGGCGATCATTCAATCCCTCCAGAAAGCCTTGGATCCCGCCTTCCGGAAAGGGCTGCACAATAGGGTTCCTCCCTACGGCCAGGGTGATGCCGCCAGAAAAATTGTCGCAACCCTGGCCACCTTTCCCCTGGATGGCATCTTGAAAAAACAGTTTCACGATTTCAACCCCGGTGATTTTGCATGAGAGGCCCCTATGCTGACCATCCTCCGCTACGATTATGTACGCGACATGCCCGACACAGCCTGGCCAGGCGGCGAGGGATTGTCTGCGCGCCATTTCGAGGGACAACTCGACCATATCCAACGGTATTATACGATTTGCACTCCAGAGCAGGTGTTGGCCGCAACCCATGCCGAGGGTGACCCACTCCCGGACAACGCCTGTCTTCTGACCTTTGATGGTGGCCTGCGCGACCATTACGTCACCGTACTGCCGCGTTTGTTGGCCCGTCAGGTGACGGGATGCTTTTTTCCGATTGTGGCCGCAGCGGAAAATCGCTGGGTGTTGATCGTTCACAAGGTCCAGCATCTCCTGGCAGCCCCGGTGGATCGGGAAAAATTGTTTCAGGATCTGCTGCGCGGGATCGATGCCTGGCGGGAAGCCTATGAACTGCCACCGACCCAGAGTTTGCTGGCGGCTTGTGCTTCCGGGGTGGTCGGCTACAACGATTTTCGTCTGCGGCAGTTCAAATGTCTGTTGCAGCATGTCTTGCCCCGCCAAGCCGCCTGGGCCATCGCCGGAGAGCTGTTCCGGAAGCATGTCACGGCGGACGAGGCCGGTTTTGCCGAAGGGCTGTATCTCACGACCGACGAGCTGCGGGAGATGGTGGGTCTGGGCATGGGTGTGGGTG belongs to Magnetococcales bacterium and includes:
- the neuC gene encoding UDP-N-acetylglucosamine 2-epimerase (hydrolyzing), giving the protein MRTICVVTGSRAEYGHLYWVMREIQNQPHQLRLQVVATGMHLSPEFGLTVREIEKDGFDVAGRVEMLLSADSSVAIAKSLGLGVIGFADVLERLQPDLLLVLGDRFEALAAVLAALPARIPVAHIHGGEASEGVMDEAIRHALTKMAHLHFTAALPYRQRVIQLGEDPGRVFASGSPGLDHITRTPLLDRDTWQQATGFTLGETNILVTYHPVTLETSGPEQAMAAIFAGLEHFPEARVLFTSPNADTAGRIIQQQIEAWVAQHGQRAKVVANLGTVRYLSALRHMDVMLGNSSSALIEAPCFQLPAINLGDRQRGRLKAASVIDCAEDARAIIQSLQKALDPAFRKGLHNRVPPYGQGDAARKIVATLATFPLDGILKKQFHDFNPGDFA
- a CDS encoding polysaccharide deacetylase family protein; amino-acid sequence: MLTILRYDYVRDMPDTAWPGGEGLSARHFEGQLDHIQRYYTICTPEQVLAATHAEGDPLPDNACLLTFDGGLRDHYVTVLPRLLARQVTGCFFPIVAAAENRWVLIVHKVQHLLAAPVDREKLFQDLLRGIDAWREAYELPPTQSLLAACASGVVGYNDFRLRQFKCLLQHVLPRQAAWAIAGELFRKHVTADEAGFAEGLYLTTDELREMVGLGMGVGGHGVRHDSMEHLSRHGQREKMLRSREYLAQILGEPPSAWIMNYPYGSHDARTVELARAVPGCRLAVTNCPGVVENFSQPYQLPRLHSHNLPKTADAPPCAWTRMTLAASAREQAA